A genomic region of Nymphaea colorata isolate Beijing-Zhang1983 chromosome 2, ASM883128v2, whole genome shotgun sequence contains the following coding sequences:
- the LOC116247701 gene encoding sulfhydryl oxidase 2-like isoform X2, translating into MSMMVGTMKMVLCVSFLVLPTVVQPAIMDDIWAAGGSAAGQRRWLLRSLNDPGSSDFAVELNGSNFDEVLKNAPSPWAIVEFFAHWCPACRNYKPQYEKVAVLFNGADAVHGGIILMTRVDCALKTNTKLCDRFSVGHFPMLLWGPPAEFASGNWEPKNNKSKIQAIDDARTADRLLNWINKQIGRSFSFDDEKMEEQHLHSQNISVSGPILQAIFDVEEATAKAFEIIFEHKMVKPNTRAPLIQFLQLLVAHHPSMRCRKGSSEMLINFDNASPLNFWSPHTEKDAIPIENSVLKSSHVCGEEVPRGYWIFCRGSKNETRGFSCGLWVLLHSLSVRVDDAESHLAFSTICSFIHDFFICEECRQHFYKMCSSVASPFNKTQDFALWLWRTHNKVNQRLMKEEEALKTGDPKFPKKVWPSRLLCSSCYLSADGEENDATKVKWNETEVFHFLIGYYGKTIKSASDILSRKESHTDMVDDLTGSNAVAVPVGAALAIAFASCAFGVLAWYWRLQQKSRKYLHQRYSSKNI; encoded by the exons ATGAGTATGATGGTGGGAACGATGAAAATGGTCCTCTGCGTTTCGTTTTTGGTGCTGCCAACGGTCGTCCAACCTGCGATCATGGATGACATATGGGCAGCCGGTGGATCTGCAGCGGGGCAGAGGAGGTGGTTGTTGAGATCTCTGAACGATCCCGGGTCGTCCGATTTCGCCGTCGAATTGAATGGCTCCAACTTCGATGAGGTCCTCAAGAACGCCCCTTCTCCTTGGGCTATTGTCGAGTTCTTCGCTCACTG GTGTCCTGCTTGTCGAAATTACAAG CCTCAATACGAAAAGGTAGCTGTGCTTTTCAATGGAGCAGATGCGGTTCATGGTGGGATTATACTTATGACAAGAGTAGATTGTGCCTTAAAG ACAAATACAAAACTCTGCGATAGATTTTCTGTCGGACATTTCCCCATGCTTTTGTGGGGTCCCCCAGCTGAATTTGCATCTGGCAACTGGGAAcccaaaaacaacaaaagtaaAATACAGGCCATTGATGATGCACGAACAGCTGATCGCTTGCTTAATTGGATCAATAAGCAAATAGGCAG GAGTTTTTCCTTTGATGATGAGAAAATGGAGGAACAGCATCTGCACTCACAAAATATTTCAGTTTCTGGGCCA ATTTTGCAAGCTATCTTTGATGTTGAGGAAGCAACAGCTAAAGCCTTTGAGATTATTTTTGAGCATAAG ATGGTGAAGCCTAACACTCGTGCTCCTCTTATACAATTTCTACAGCTTCTCGTCGCTCATCATCCTTCTATGAG GTGCCGAAAGGGCAGCTCTGAGATGCTTATCAACTTTGACAATGCTTCCCCCTTGAACTTTTGGTCACCTCATACAGAGAAGGATGCTATTCCTATAGAAAATAGTGTACTTAAAAGCTCTCATGTTTGTGGTGAAGAAGTTCCCCGTGGATACTGG ATATTTTGCCGTGGCAGCAAAAATGAGACTAGGGGATTCAG TTGTGGATTATGGGTGCTGCTACACTCACTATCTGTCAGAGTTGATGACGCAGAGAGTCATTTGGCTTTTTCTACCATCTGCAGCTTCATTCATGACTTTTTTATTTGTGAGGAATGTCGTCAGCATTTCTATAAGATGTGCTCCAG CGTAGCCAGTCCTTTCAATAAAACCCAGGATTTTGCCTTGTGGCTGTGGAGAACACACAACAAGGTTAATCAGAGGctaatgaaagaagaagaagcacttAAGACTGGAGACCCGAAGTTTCCAAAGAAGGTCTGGCCATCCAGACTTCTTTGTTCATCTTGTTACTTGTCTGCCGatggagaagaaaatgatgctACCAAAGTTAAATGGAATGAAACGGAAGTGTTCCATTTCCTAATTGGATACTATGGAAAGACAATCAAGTCGGCTTCAGATATTTTGAGTAGGAAAGAGAGTCACACAGACATGGTTGATGACCTGACAGGATCCAATGCAGTTGCTGTACCTGTTGGTGCTGCATTAGCCATTGCTTTTGCCAGCTGCGCTTTTGGAGTACTTGCTTGGTACTGGCGATTACAGCAGAAGAGTCGGAAGTATCTGCATCAACGGTATTCTTCAAAGAACATATGA
- the LOC116247701 gene encoding sulfhydryl oxidase 2-like isoform X1: protein MSMMVGTMKMVLCVSFLVLPTVVQPAIMDDIWAAGGSAAGQRRWLLRSLNDPGSSDFAVELNGSNFDEVLKNAPSPWAIVEFFAHWCPACRNYKPQYEKVAVLFNGADAVHGGIILMTRVDCALKTNTKLCDRFSVGHFPMLLWGPPAEFASGNWEPKNNKSKIQAIDDARTADRLLNWINKQIGRSFSFDDEKMEEQHLHSQNISVSGPILQAIFDVEEATAKAFEIIFEHKMVKPNTRAPLIQFLQLLVAHHPSMRCRKGSSEMLINFDNASPLNFWSPHTEKDAIPIENSVLKSSHVCGEEVPRGYWIFCRGSKNETRGFSCGLWVLLHSLSVRVDDAESHLAFSTICSFIHDFFICEECRQHFYKMCSSVASPFNKTQDFALWLWRTHNKVNQRLMKEEEALKTGDPKFPKKVWPSRLLCSSCYLSADGEENDATKVKWNETEVFHFLIGYYGKTIKSASDILSRKESHTDMVDDLTGSNAVAVPVGAALAIAFASCAFGVLAWYWRLQQKSRKYLHQRREGALTNHARS from the exons ATGAGTATGATGGTGGGAACGATGAAAATGGTCCTCTGCGTTTCGTTTTTGGTGCTGCCAACGGTCGTCCAACCTGCGATCATGGATGACATATGGGCAGCCGGTGGATCTGCAGCGGGGCAGAGGAGGTGGTTGTTGAGATCTCTGAACGATCCCGGGTCGTCCGATTTCGCCGTCGAATTGAATGGCTCCAACTTCGATGAGGTCCTCAAGAACGCCCCTTCTCCTTGGGCTATTGTCGAGTTCTTCGCTCACTG GTGTCCTGCTTGTCGAAATTACAAG CCTCAATACGAAAAGGTAGCTGTGCTTTTCAATGGAGCAGATGCGGTTCATGGTGGGATTATACTTATGACAAGAGTAGATTGTGCCTTAAAG ACAAATACAAAACTCTGCGATAGATTTTCTGTCGGACATTTCCCCATGCTTTTGTGGGGTCCCCCAGCTGAATTTGCATCTGGCAACTGGGAAcccaaaaacaacaaaagtaaAATACAGGCCATTGATGATGCACGAACAGCTGATCGCTTGCTTAATTGGATCAATAAGCAAATAGGCAG GAGTTTTTCCTTTGATGATGAGAAAATGGAGGAACAGCATCTGCACTCACAAAATATTTCAGTTTCTGGGCCA ATTTTGCAAGCTATCTTTGATGTTGAGGAAGCAACAGCTAAAGCCTTTGAGATTATTTTTGAGCATAAG ATGGTGAAGCCTAACACTCGTGCTCCTCTTATACAATTTCTACAGCTTCTCGTCGCTCATCATCCTTCTATGAG GTGCCGAAAGGGCAGCTCTGAGATGCTTATCAACTTTGACAATGCTTCCCCCTTGAACTTTTGGTCACCTCATACAGAGAAGGATGCTATTCCTATAGAAAATAGTGTACTTAAAAGCTCTCATGTTTGTGGTGAAGAAGTTCCCCGTGGATACTGG ATATTTTGCCGTGGCAGCAAAAATGAGACTAGGGGATTCAG TTGTGGATTATGGGTGCTGCTACACTCACTATCTGTCAGAGTTGATGACGCAGAGAGTCATTTGGCTTTTTCTACCATCTGCAGCTTCATTCATGACTTTTTTATTTGTGAGGAATGTCGTCAGCATTTCTATAAGATGTGCTCCAG CGTAGCCAGTCCTTTCAATAAAACCCAGGATTTTGCCTTGTGGCTGTGGAGAACACACAACAAGGTTAATCAGAGGctaatgaaagaagaagaagcacttAAGACTGGAGACCCGAAGTTTCCAAAGAAGGTCTGGCCATCCAGACTTCTTTGTTCATCTTGTTACTTGTCTGCCGatggagaagaaaatgatgctACCAAAGTTAAATGGAATGAAACGGAAGTGTTCCATTTCCTAATTGGATACTATGGAAAGACAATCAAGTCGGCTTCAGATATTTTGAGTAGGAAAGAGAGTCACACAGACATGGTTGATGACCTGACAGGATCCAATGCAGTTGCTGTACCTGTTGGTGCTGCATTAGCCATTGCTTTTGCCAGCTGCGCTTTTGGAGTACTTGCTTGGTACTGGCGATTACAGCAGAAGAGTCGGAAGTATCTGCATCAACG CAGGGAAGGAGCATTAACCAATCATGCAAGGTCATGA